The Zavarzinella sp. sequence AGTGGCGGCTGACCAGCACCTTTCGGTTTCGGTAACGGCTTTCCGAGATCACTTTTAATCCCATCTTCTGCAGGGCCCATATCGTTAGAGTAGGGCAGGCCGAAATACTGATCAAAGCCGTGTTGCTGGGGCATGAATTCCGGTTGATCTCCCAGATGCCATTTGCCCACAATTGCTGTTTTATATCCCCTGCTTTTCAGCAGCTTTGCAACTGAAATTTCTTTTGAAGAGAGCCCCACGGCATTGCCAGGAAAAAGTACATGGGGAATGGGTAGCACCCGTTTCGGATAACATCCGGTGATCAGTGATGCCCGCGAAGGCGAACATACAGGTGCTGCATAAAACGATGTTAGTTTGCAGCCTTCTTTCGCCATCGTATCCAACGCTGGTGTACGATTCTTTTTAGAGCCAAACGGCCCGATATCTGCATAACCAAGATCGTCGATGTTAATCAGAACGATATTCGGTTGTTGCTTTTCCTGTCCAGTAAGGCTGGAAACAGTAATTGCGAGGAAAGCCAGGACGATTGAGAGGTAACGCATAGATTTTCTCGAAGTGGATCGCTTGGAAATTTACTGAATGTCGGAAAGTTGAAACTTAACGCCGATGACAGTGGTGGCCCAGATAGAACGATCCTGGTTCCCTTCATCTTGGTAGGTCAGTTTACCTTTTCGAAGTTGAATTTTCCAAATGAGCTGGGTGTCTTTTGGTTTCGGTTTCAGGTAATTCAAAACAGATTCTTTGGGAGCAACATGTACGTAGTACGTGGCCTCTTCGCCAGGTTTCAGGGGATCTTTCCGACTTTCATATCCCACCGCATATTCATTTATAACTGATGGTGCGTGTGGCCAGTCAAACGTACCACAGAAGGAGCGTTTTTCATGCCAAAGGCTGGTTAATGGCGTAGGTTGCGAATCTTTTTTTGCACGATTAAAAGCCGGGTCATCTGGGTGAAAAGCAAGGTCTTTGGATAAATTTTGAATGTTCAGCTGCAGTATGATAGTCTCAGGTGGGACTGGTCGTTCATTTCGATTCTTTTTCGTCTCTGTAACGCAAACCAGCTTATCTCGAACAATCTTCTGTGGTACGATTTTCAAATCTCCTACCGTCAGTTCATTACCTAACGTCACCTGTAATTTTTCTGGCACAGAAAGCTCTGCCACTGGTCTTCGATCCAGCGGTAACCAATCTAGTGACGTCTGTTTGGGGTCTGCTTTTTGATATTGCCCATAAACATCGGGAATATTTTCGAATGGGTGGGGAGTAGAATCCGTTAAAAAGTAGCTGTAGCCAAAAAAACCAGCAGCACCTGTCATGAGGAGGCCATATGCAAGCAAAATCCACGTAAATGCGGAAGACCCGCCCGAACCCGCTTTTGATTTTTCCGGTTTTGCCTTAGTGGCTTTTTGGGTGCGTGCCTGGTAATTGGAACCGGCTTCCTCTTCTTCGACATCATCTGAAGGCGGTTCATCCAATGCTTCGATGCGGGGTGCTGCCAGTTCCGATTGCCCGAAAAGGTCGAAGGTCTGCGGTTGGGCAGGAAAGTGCTGCTCAGGTGCTGCCTGTTCCACTATTTGTGGGGCTGGTGCAGAAATTGGCTTTGGGGCCTCATTAGGTTGCTCATTCGCTACAGAATCAGAAAAATCTTCAAACGGATTTGTCGGTTCTATAGCTAATTCTGGCTCTTCGTTGGCAACAAATTCTGTTGTTTGTTCTGTGTTTGGGGGCAATTTTAGTTGCTGGTTCTCAGTATCGTCCAGAGAGTAATTTCCTCGAATGTTTTCGGTCTGTGGCACTACTGGTTTCAGTGGCTCATCAGCAAAAAAGTCATCACCAGAACTTTGTTCTGAAAAAATGCTTTCCGTTGACTCGGTGGGCTGTTGGAACTTTGGTAACTCTTCATCAGTTTCTGGTGTCAATACCTCATCGGCCACAGGTGGTGAAGCTTTCGGATCATGCGCTTTCACGACAGATTTACAGTGGGGGCATCGGACATTTTTGCCTATCAGAGCAATCCCCACTGCCATCAAATTGCCACAGTTCGAACATGGAAAATTGATTGTATCCATAATTTCTCTTTGCTATCCGCTTGATGATTTCGTCGTTACAAGACATTATTTTGGTACTGGAACAAACGATTTTTGCAATTTTCCAGTCATGGGATCGTGCAGTCGAACGAGCCCGTCAAACCCAGCAGATGCGACGGATTTTCCATTAGGGTGGTAGCTTAGGGTGTAAACAGGCGAAATTACGTTTTCAAATGTAGATTTCGTCTGCCCAGTTCGCACGTCAAATACCTTGATTTCTCCTTTCCCATCCAGGCTACTGCCAGCGGCAAAGTATTGCCCATGTGGGTCAAACGCCAGCGCATATATCCGGCCATTCAACGCAGGAAATTCTCTGATTTTGTTGGCATCGTCACCAATCTGCCGTTTCACTTCACGATGGATCTTATAAAGACGTGCTTTTCCATCAGAGCCAGCAACAAGAATTTCGTCATAAACCTGTGCAGGTTGACCAGGTGCGTCGTTTGGAACAACCGCCATCTTTTGTTTGAATTGATGATCTCTTATTCCCATCAAAGGAACATTGATTCGGCTTGTCTGCGAACCAAAAAGAGCAACGGCCTTCATGGTTTCCAGTAAATCCGGACGAATTGTGGGTCGTAGCTGAACTGCCAGCAGACCCCCCGTCAGTGCACCAGGTGTAATGCTGGTGACATTGTCGATAAATCGATTCGTCTGAACTTCTGTCAATTTCACCGATTGATCACGGCTGATCGATATCAGGTGCTTCCCGGTCTGCGAAAATTCGGTGCCAAGAACCCAATCGGAGTGGGCTCCCTGAAAGAGTACCTGCTTACCATCAGCAACGGTAAATGCCCTCAGGGTATTGTCTGCACAGCCACATGCGACGATTGCACTATCTGGAGACCAGCTGACACCATAGACAGTGTCGTAACCTACTGGAATCGAAGAACGCAATTGGCGTTTCGCAACATCCCAAATCTGGATTTCGCCGAATCTGCCTGGATCTCCGCCAGAAACAGCGAGGTATTTACCATCTGGTGAAAAAGCAACTGCCTGGATTCGTTCCGACAGGCCAATTAATCGGCCCACCAGTTGGCTGCCGTCGGCTTTGTGCAACAACACCTCATGGTGTCCGGCGACAGCCAGTAATTCTCCATCTGGTGAAAAAGCCAATGATGTGATCACTGGCAGCGATTGATATTTAGGTGGGTGGTCAGCATCAATCAGCTGTTGTTTTGCCGCAGCGGGGGTATCGTCTAGAGCACCTTCTGCTACCCAGCGGGTAATCAGTTCGATTTGTTCTTTGGGTAATTCTGCCTGGCCTTTGGGCATTCGGGCTCTACCTTTCACGCCATGTAACAGTTGAACCAACAGACTTTTCGATGGATCTTTTTTCACAATGCCCGGTTGATCGCTGTCTCCAGAATCAAACAATTGCTGGTAGCTCGTCATCAGATAACTACCACCCTGCTTTGCAGGCTGGTGGCAGCCGTTACAGTGAATTTGAAATATCGGCCGGACATCGTTGTAATAACTGACCGGTTTTTCTGCACTGTTGGTGGTAGCAACACATGCCAACACCAAACTGATTCCAAGTAATCTGTTAAAACGCAACATCGTACCACCTTCGCTGAACGCATCCAGTTTACGCGGGATGCGACTCGTTTACCAGTAAAATTCTATACGATCAACCGATTCACCTTGATCACAAGGCACTCGCTGTCTTCTGCAATCCACTCTTGCTGTTCCCACTAATTCGTACACTATCCGTTTGCGTACGAGGAACATTCGTGAAAGGCGATATCTGTTTAGTGACCGGTGGTGCCGGATTTATTGGCTCCCACCTGGTTGATGTACTTTTCCAGCAAGGGGCCACTGTTCGAATTCTGGACGATCTCAGCACGGGACTTGCCGAAAATCTGTTCCACGTGCGTGAACACATCCAACTGATTCATGGTTCGATTCTTGATGAATCTGCTGTGAAGCAGTCGATGCACGGAGTGCGTTATGTCTTTCACCTGGGTGCACTCGCATCAGTGGCACGTAGTGTTGAGGCCCCCATGGTGAGTCATGCTGCTTGTGCCACGGGAACGGTAATGGTACTGGACCAGGCACGCCTTGCTGGAGTTCAGCGCGTGGTTTACGCAGCCAGTTCCAGCATGTATGGCGGTAGTTCATCCGCCAACGGTCAGCAGGAAAACCAGTTACCATGCACGCTGTCTCCATATGCTGCAGCAAAACTGGCAGGTGAGTACTACATGCAGGCTTTTGCCGCAACTTATGGAATTGAAACCGTTCGGTTGCGTTTTTTCAACATTTTTGGCCCACGTCAGCGTTCTGATTCGCCCTATTCCGGCGTCATTGCCATATTTATCGACAAAATGTCGCGCGGGGAAGCTCCTGGCATCCATGGTGATGGATTGCAATCCCGCGATTTCACATATGTGGGCAATGCTGTGCAAGCCTTAACCAAAGCAGCCACGGCACCTGGTGTCTCAGGCAAAGTCTTTAATGTGGGTACGGGTAACAGTACCACGGTGCTGGATTTGGTGCAGGCATTGAACCAGATTTTGGGTAAATCGCTGCAGCCAAAGCACTTAGA is a genomic window containing:
- a CDS encoding c-type cytochrome domain-containing protein, with the translated sequence MLRFNRLLGISLVLACVATTNSAEKPVSYYNDVRPIFQIHCNGCHQPAKQGGSYLMTSYQQLFDSGDSDQPGIVKKDPSKSLLVQLLHGVKGRARMPKGQAELPKEQIELITRWVAEGALDDTPAAAKQQLIDADHPPKYQSLPVITSLAFSPDGELLAVAGHHEVLLHKADGSQLVGRLIGLSERIQAVAFSPDGKYLAVSGGDPGRFGEIQIWDVAKRQLRSSIPVGYDTVYGVSWSPDSAIVACGCADNTLRAFTVADGKQVLFQGAHSDWVLGTEFSQTGKHLISISRDQSVKLTEVQTNRFIDNVTSITPGALTGGLLAVQLRPTIRPDLLETMKAVALFGSQTSRINVPLMGIRDHQFKQKMAVVPNDAPGQPAQVYDEILVAGSDGKARLYKIHREVKRQIGDDANKIREFPALNGRIYALAFDPHGQYFAAGSSLDGKGEIKVFDVRTGQTKSTFENVISPVYTLSYHPNGKSVASAGFDGLVRLHDPMTGKLQKSFVPVPK
- a CDS encoding NAD-dependent epimerase/dehydratase family protein; the protein is MKGDICLVTGGAGFIGSHLVDVLFQQGATVRILDDLSTGLAENLFHVREHIQLIHGSILDESAVKQSMHGVRYVFHLGALASVARSVEAPMVSHAACATGTVMVLDQARLAGVQRVVYAASSSMYGGSSSANGQQENQLPCTLSPYAAAKLAGEYYMQAFAATYGIETVRLRFFNIFGPRQRSDSPYSGVIAIFIDKMSRGEAPGIHGDGLQSRDFTYVGNAVQALTKAATAPGVSGKVFNVGTGNSTTVLDLVQALNQILGKSLQPKHLDPRTGDVRYSLADISNTIQELGYQPHVSFYDGLEKTVQWYQKSQG